In one window of Gemmatimonadota bacterium DNA:
- a CDS encoding PAS domain S-box protein translates to MLVTPPLATTDAHYRERFEQVGAVQLLLDPEQGVIVDANPAAAAFYGYPRETLRGMSVTRIETLPEDEVRQALLLASLVGGHYRGFPHRLASGDLRLVEIYAGPCHLDGRTLLYEIIHDVTEQIQLERARAEVEAGAQRLGAVAVGVAHEVRNPLFGISSTLDAFRARFGERPEFQPYLEVLGEQVERLSRLMRDLLEYGKPARTERVPGDLARVVTQALGGCRPVAEQHGVRLARTGPATGPAVRMDAARLQQLLQNLVENGVQHSPKDGQVLVAVEVRREAGEVTLTVSDEGPGFRAEDLPRVFEPFFTRRQGGTGLGLAIAQRVVAEHEGRLTAANGPAGGAHLTVTLPLLPG, encoded by the coding sequence ATGCTCGTCACGCCTCCCCTCGCCACCACCGACGCCCACTACCGCGAGCGCTTCGAGCAGGTGGGGGCGGTCCAGCTGCTGCTCGACCCGGAGCAGGGCGTGATCGTGGATGCCAACCCGGCGGCGGCAGCGTTCTACGGCTATCCCCGGGAGACCCTGCGCGGGATGTCGGTCACCCGCATCGAGACCCTGCCGGAGGACGAGGTGCGGCAGGCGCTGCTCCTCGCCTCCCTGGTCGGCGGCCACTACCGCGGCTTCCCCCACCGCCTCGCCTCGGGGGACCTCCGGCTGGTGGAGATCTACGCCGGCCCCTGCCACCTCGACGGGCGCACCCTGCTGTACGAGATCATCCACGACGTGACCGAGCAGATCCAGCTGGAGCGGGCCCGGGCCGAGGTGGAAGCCGGGGCCCAGCGGCTCGGGGCGGTGGCGGTCGGCGTGGCCCACGAGGTCCGCAATCCGCTGTTCGGAATCTCCTCCACCCTCGATGCCTTCCGGGCCCGCTTCGGGGAGCGCCCCGAGTTCCAGCCCTACCTCGAGGTACTGGGCGAGCAGGTGGAGCGCCTGAGCCGCCTGATGCGGGACCTGCTCGAATACGGCAAGCCAGCCCGGACTGAGCGGGTCCCGGGCGACCTGGCCAGGGTGGTCACCCAGGCCCTGGGCGGCTGCCGGCCCGTGGCCGAGCAGCACGGCGTGCGGCTGGCCCGCACCGGCCCGGCAACCGGCCCGGCCGTCCGGATGGATGCCGCACGGCTCCAGCAGCTGCTGCAGAACCTGGTGGAGAACGGGGTGCAGCACTCCCCGAAGGACGGCCAGGTGCTGGTGGCGGTGGAGGTGCGCCGGGAGGCCGGTGAGGTGACCCTCACGGTGAGCGATGAGGGACCGGGATTCCGCGCCGAAGACCTCCCCAGGGTGTTCGAGCCGTTCTTCACCCGCCGCCAGGGCGGCACCGGCCTGGGCCTGGCCATCGCGCAGCGCGTGGTGGCC